A section of the Candidatus Glassbacteria bacterium genome encodes:
- a CDS encoding low molecular weight protein arginine phosphatase, which yields MMSARRAKKKKLSVLFVCTGNTCRSPLAETAFRKLLQRNELDRLVEVSSAGLMARDGARASSMAVQVASDRGLDLSPHRSRQLTKKIFKSADMLIGMQRTHLLPLEQLKQAAGKELLQLGPFHSDRKLSTNEEGIRDPFGGGRKEYEHVFDTILSCLDGLLEYLRNRVALERESTRD from the coding sequence ATGATGTCGGCCAGAAGAGCGAAAAAAAAGAAACTCTCGGTTCTGTTTGTCTGCACGGGTAATACCTGCCGCAGCCCGCTGGCCGAAACCGCTTTCCGCAAGCTTTTGCAGCGCAATGAGCTGGACCGTCTGGTGGAGGTGTCTTCGGCCGGCCTGATGGCCCGCGATGGCGCCCGGGCCAGTTCGATGGCGGTCCAGGTCGCTTCGGACCGCGGCCTCGATCTCTCGCCGCACCGCAGCCGGCAGCTCACGAAGAAGATTTTCAAGTCGGCGGATATGCTGATTGGCATGCAGCGTACGCACCTGTTGCCGCTCGAACAGCTTAAGCAGGCCGCCGGAAAAGAACTGCTGCAGCTCGGCCCATTTCATTCCGACAGGAAATTATCCACAAACGAAGAAGGGATAAGAGATCCGTTCGGGGGCGGCCGCAAAGAATATGAGCATGTCTTCGATACGATCCTGAGCTGTCTGGACGGGCTGCTGGAATACCTACGAAACAGAGTTGCATTGGAAAGAGAGAGTACCCGCGATTGA
- a CDS encoding MTAP family purine nucleoside phosphorylase, which produces MAVIGGSGAYELDLGKIGTVLDEIAVDTPFGRVDGILLIEPGEHAGPLAFVSRHGREGYRVGAWDVNYRALIYALKEIGTTRLIAWSGPGAVDQRFEPGDYVLPDGIIDLTRHRQDTFYHGTGLGFIRQHPVFCPDLHAVMLRVLASRGNKYHDGGVYAATEGPRLETADEVRMISRLGGDLVGMTLAPEVFLARELEICYHPLCYVANWAEGVGELPFRGGELFEGMLEGDRVERVGEAVQGLADVVRELAALIDPSAARQCPCSQAMLRYRREGRVGEDWHGWIGLPE; this is translated from the coding sequence CTGGCTGTAATCGGCGGCAGCGGAGCATACGAGCTGGACCTGGGAAAAATCGGCACGGTACTGGACGAAATCGCGGTGGATACTCCGTTCGGCCGGGTGGATGGAATCCTACTGATCGAGCCCGGTGAGCACGCGGGACCGCTGGCGTTTGTTTCGCGCCATGGTCGCGAGGGCTACCGCGTGGGCGCCTGGGATGTCAACTATCGCGCGCTGATCTACGCGTTGAAAGAGATCGGCACAACCCGGCTAATCGCCTGGAGCGGTCCCGGCGCTGTCGACCAACGGTTCGAGCCGGGCGATTACGTGCTTCCCGACGGGATAATCGATCTCACCAGACACCGTCAGGATACGTTCTACCACGGCACTGGCCTGGGCTTTATCCGTCAGCATCCTGTCTTCTGTCCCGATCTTCACGCTGTGATGCTCAGGGTTCTGGCAAGCAGGGGAAACAAGTACCACGATGGCGGAGTCTACGCGGCTACCGAAGGCCCCCGGCTGGAGACCGCCGACGAGGTCCGGATGATTTCTCGTCTGGGCGGCGATCTGGTGGGCATGACTTTGGCCCCGGAGGTCTTCCTGGCCCGTGAACTGGAAATCTGTTATCACCCGCTGTGCTACGTGGCCAACTGGGCGGAGGGCGTAGGCGAGCTGCCGTTCAGGGGCGGTGAGCTGTTCGAGGGCATGCTGGAGGGAGACCGGGTTGAAAGAGTAGGTGAAGCTGTCCAGGGTCTCGCGGACGTGGTCCGGGAGCTTGCCGCCCTGATCGACCCGTCAGCCGCCAGGCAGTGCCCGTGCTCGCAGGCCATGCTGCGCTATCGGCGCGAGGGACGCGTTGGCGAGGACTGGCATGGTTGGATTGGCCTGCCGGAGTAA
- the mqnC gene encoding dehypoxanthine futalosine cyclase: MSGSFISRGLELLEHTGLHELAHQADEVRRRMHPDGVVTFINDRNINYTNVCVSRCRFCAFHRAPGRNGGYVLAYEQVGEKIEEAKKLGAVQILLQGGLHPELPLSWYEGLLRYIKTHHSIHVHAFSAPEIDHLCALAGLSHGQVIGRLRDAGLDSIPGAGAEMLCARVRKAVSPNKVGVKKWLAIHETAHRMGIRTTATMVYGLGETMREVVIHFRHIRKLQEETGGFTAFIPWSFQPDNTRMPRLKTLPALYLRILAAGRVLLDNVPSVQASWVTQGPDIAQMALHFGANDFGSTMLEENVVRAAGCRFKVMDEQVISRLIRQSGFKPALRRQDYSVIRYL, encoded by the coding sequence ATGAGCGGCAGTTTTATCAGCAGGGGCTTGGAATTGCTGGAGCACACCGGCCTTCACGAGTTGGCCCACCAGGCCGACGAGGTTCGCAGGCGGATGCACCCGGATGGCGTGGTGACGTTTATCAACGATCGCAACATCAACTATACCAACGTCTGTGTAAGCCGCTGCCGGTTCTGCGCCTTCCATCGCGCTCCGGGACGAAACGGCGGCTATGTGCTGGCCTACGAGCAGGTGGGGGAGAAGATCGAGGAGGCGAAAAAGCTGGGAGCGGTCCAGATACTGCTCCAGGGCGGCCTCCATCCCGAATTGCCTCTGAGCTGGTACGAGGGACTGCTGCGCTACATAAAAACTCATCACTCGATCCACGTACACGCATTCTCCGCGCCGGAGATCGACCATCTCTGCGCTCTTGCCGGCCTGAGCCACGGGCAGGTTATCGGCAGGCTGCGCGACGCCGGCCTCGACTCGATACCCGGCGCCGGAGCGGAGATGCTGTGCGCGCGGGTACGCAAGGCGGTCAGCCCGAACAAGGTCGGCGTAAAAAAATGGCTGGCGATTCACGAAACCGCACACCGGATGGGCATACGCACAACCGCCACGATGGTCTACGGGCTGGGAGAAACCATGCGGGAAGTCGTAATCCACTTTCGCCATATCCGCAAGCTGCAGGAGGAGACCGGCGGTTTTACCGCGTTTATTCCCTGGAGTTTCCAGCCCGACAACACGCGCATGCCCCGGCTCAAAACCCTGCCTGCCCTTTATCTCCGCATCCTGGCCGCCGGCCGGGTGCTGCTGGACAACGTCCCTTCGGTTCAGGCCTCCTGGGTAACCCAGGGACCTGATATCGCCCAGATGGCGCTCCATTTCGGCGCTAACGATTTCGGCAGCACGATGCTGGAGGAAAATGTGGTCCGGGCCGCCGGCTGCCGGTTCAAGGTGATGGACGAGCAGGTGATTTCGCGCCTGATCCGCCAGTCCGGATTCAAGCCCGCGCTCAGGCGGCAGGATTATTCGGTTATCCGCTATCTCTGA
- a CDS encoding sodium:proton antiporter, translating to MRNPKLLAYVLAAAGALSLLDILIGGGLLLAAEGGGHHAGPDLGGNLPLWSIVPFAGLLLSIAVFPLVAPHFWHHHFPKISAAWALLFAIPFLIAYGGAALYEILHIYLADYIPFIILLWGLYTASGGILVRGKLKGTPLVNTTFLLIGTLIASWVGTTGAAMLLIRPLIRSNRDRKSKVHIVVFFIFLVANIGGSLTPLGDPPLFLGFLHGVSFFWTMKLLPMMSFVAVILLVLFFVIDTILYRREQAGRTQARDEAGEKGKISIVGLYNLIFLMGIMGSVLMSGMLHLGEVNIGGVHVGIQNIMRDVLIVAMGLLSLHFTPNALRRENEFTWFPILEVAYLFAGIFMTIIPALMILRAGEHGALAFLVETVKEPRHYFWVTGILSSFLDNAPTYLTFFNSALGQLMPGVPEAVGVPELMTTYKTYLLAISCGAVFMGANTYIGNAPNFMVRSIAEESGVSMPSFFGFMLYSGGILIPLFFVVTLIFF from the coding sequence ATGCGAAATCCGAAGTTGTTGGCTTACGTGTTGGCTGCGGCCGGAGCTCTGAGTCTGCTCGACATTCTTATCGGCGGCGGGCTGCTGCTGGCTGCCGAGGGCGGCGGACATCATGCCGGGCCTGATCTCGGCGGCAATCTGCCCCTGTGGTCGATTGTCCCGTTCGCTGGGCTCCTGCTCAGTATCGCTGTTTTCCCGCTGGTCGCGCCCCATTTCTGGCACCATCATTTTCCAAAAATCAGTGCGGCCTGGGCGTTGCTGTTCGCCATTCCGTTTCTGATCGCCTATGGCGGCGCCGCCCTGTACGAGATCCTGCATATCTACCTCGCCGACTATATCCCCTTTATCATCCTGCTCTGGGGCCTGTACACCGCCAGCGGGGGGATTCTGGTGCGCGGAAAGCTCAAGGGCACTCCGCTTGTCAATACAACGTTCCTGCTGATCGGCACGCTGATCGCATCATGGGTCGGGACCACCGGCGCGGCCATGCTGCTGATCCGCCCCCTGATCCGTTCCAACCGCGACCGGAAAAGCAAGGTTCATATCGTCGTGTTTTTCATCTTCCTCGTCGCCAATATCGGCGGCAGCCTGACACCGTTGGGCGACCCGCCCCTGTTCCTGGGATTCCTGCACGGCGTCTCTTTCTTCTGGACCATGAAATTGCTGCCGATGATGTCGTTCGTGGCGGTGATTCTGCTCGTGCTGTTCTTCGTAATCGATACGATTCTCTACCGGAGGGAGCAAGCCGGCCGAACGCAGGCCCGGGACGAAGCAGGCGAGAAGGGAAAAATCAGCATCGTCGGTCTCTACAACCTGATTTTCCTGATGGGGATCATGGGCAGCGTGCTGATGAGCGGAATGCTGCACCTGGGCGAGGTCAATATCGGCGGCGTGCACGTGGGCATCCAGAATATCATGCGCGATGTGCTGATAGTGGCGATGGGCCTGCTGTCGCTGCATTTCACCCCGAACGCACTCCGGCGCGAAAACGAGTTCACCTGGTTTCCGATCCTGGAGGTGGCCTACCTGTTCGCCGGGATTTTCATGACCATCATCCCGGCCCTGATGATCCTTCGCGCGGGCGAGCACGGCGCGCTGGCGTTCCTGGTGGAGACAGTCAAGGAGCCGCGGCATTATTTCTGGGTAACGGGCATACTCTCCAGTTTCCTGGACAACGCGCCGACCTACCTGACATTTTTCAACAGTGCGCTGGGCCAACTGATGCCTGGAGTCCCCGAGGCGGTAGGTGTTCCGGAGTTGATGACGACTTACAAAACATACCTGTTGGCGATCAGTTGCGGAGCGGTGTTCATGGGCGCCAATACCTATATCGGTAACGCGCCCAATTTCATGGTGCGCTCGATCGCCGAAGAGAGCGGAGTCAGCATGCCCAGCTTTTTCGGTTTCATGCTGTACTCAGGCGGAATTCTGATCCCGTTGTTCTTCGTGGTAACCCTGATTTTCTTTTAG
- the mqnE gene encoding aminofutalosine synthase MqnE — MTQGLYDPRLVEVAGKLATGRRLEREDGLTLFETDDLLGLGRLADHANRLKNDDRVYYINNLHINYTNVCVNNCTFCAYRRQEDQDGAFFMPVDQILAKAGHLWHDKAVEFHIVGGCHPSARLDYYREMLSSLADAYPRAHLQAFTAVEIDNIARVEGTGVGEVLSALRESGLGSMPGGGGEIFAPRVRERICPEKISGERYLEVMREAHLLGIPTNVTMLFGHIEAVEDRVDHLLAIRGLQDETGGFNSFIPLLFHPWNTRLEELSKAGGIDTIKTIAISRLLLDNIKHIKAFWIMLGIALTQMSLFFGADDVNGTVLEEKITHEAGADTPQHMPAEKLEQLIRDAGRTPVERDTLYNPVQS, encoded by the coding sequence CTGACGCAGGGCCTTTACGACCCGCGGCTGGTTGAGGTGGCCGGGAAACTCGCCACCGGAAGGCGGCTGGAGCGAGAGGACGGGTTGACCCTGTTTGAAACTGACGACCTGCTCGGTCTGGGGCGGCTGGCCGATCATGCCAACCGCCTCAAAAACGATGACCGGGTTTATTATATAAACAACCTGCATATCAATTACACCAACGTCTGCGTCAACAACTGCACCTTCTGCGCCTATCGCCGTCAGGAGGACCAGGACGGGGCGTTCTTCATGCCGGTTGACCAGATCCTGGCCAAGGCGGGGCACCTCTGGCACGATAAGGCTGTCGAATTCCACATTGTCGGCGGCTGCCATCCATCGGCCAGGCTGGACTACTACCGCGAGATGTTGAGCAGTTTGGCCGATGCATACCCGCGCGCTCACCTCCAGGCTTTCACCGCGGTCGAGATCGACAATATCGCCCGTGTCGAGGGGACCGGCGTCGGCGAGGTCCTGTCCGCCCTGCGCGAAAGCGGCCTCGGCTCCATGCCGGGAGGCGGGGGAGAGATATTCGCGCCCAGGGTCCGCGAGCGAATCTGCCCCGAGAAAATCAGCGGCGAGCGCTACCTGGAAGTCATGCGCGAAGCCCACCTGCTGGGAATCCCCACCAATGTCACCATGCTCTTCGGCCATATCGAGGCTGTGGAGGACCGGGTGGACCACCTGCTGGCAATCAGGGGGCTTCAGGACGAGACCGGAGGATTCAATTCGTTTATCCCGCTGCTGTTCCATCCCTGGAACACGAGGCTGGAGGAGTTGAGCAAGGCTGGCGGTATCGATACGATCAAGACTATCGCCATCTCGCGCCTGCTGCTGGATAACATTAAGCATATCAAGGCGTTCTGGATCATGCTCGGGATTGCGCTGACCCAGATGTCGCTGTTCTTCGGAGCGGATGATGTCAACGGCACGGTGCTTGAGGAGAAGATTACCCACGAAGCCGGAGCCGACACGCCCCAGCACATGCCGGCTGAGAAACTTGAACAGCTGATCCGCGATGCCGGCCGCACACCGGTGGAGCGGGATACGCTTTACAATCCCGTGCAGAGCTGA
- a CDS encoding acyl-CoA dehydrogenase: protein MDYFLTEEQLEIKRLARRIAETHIVPQREQLDRDAEFPHKIMAEIAEAGLPAIYIPEEYDGVGLGVLELVIATEEISRACGGVGVTYAASALGSFPIIIGGDDAQRKRFLPPIASGEKYAAFCLTESGAGSDAGNLQTFARKVGNEYVLNGTKQWITNGKEAHTYTVFAKTDKEKGARGISAFVVEKGTEGLKFGKKEDKLGIRCSATYEVIFEDCVIPRGNLLGREGAGFGVAMRTFDKSRPGIGAQAVGIAQGAYEAALNYAHTRQQFGQSILNFQAVSFMLADMAIQIEAARGLTYQVARMIDSGARHYGKESAMCKVFPSDVAMKVTTDAIQVMGGYGYMKDYPVEKFFRDAKICQIYEGTNQIQRQIIAGELVRELACN, encoded by the coding sequence ATGGATTATTTTCTGACTGAAGAGCAGTTGGAGATCAAGCGCCTGGCGCGCAGAATCGCTGAAACTCATATCGTACCGCAACGCGAGCAGCTTGACCGTGACGCTGAGTTTCCCCATAAAATCATGGCCGAAATAGCCGAGGCGGGCCTGCCGGCAATCTACATCCCCGAGGAATACGACGGGGTCGGTCTGGGCGTGCTCGAGCTGGTGATTGCGACCGAGGAAATCAGCCGCGCCTGCGGCGGCGTGGGAGTTACCTATGCGGCCAGCGCCCTGGGAAGTTTCCCGATTATCATTGGCGGTGATGACGCGCAGAGAAAGCGCTTCCTGCCCCCGATCGCCTCCGGCGAGAAATACGCCGCTTTCTGCCTCACCGAGTCCGGGGCCGGCAGTGATGCGGGCAATCTCCAGACTTTCGCGCGCAAGGTTGGCAACGAGTACGTGCTCAACGGAACCAAACAGTGGATCACCAACGGCAAGGAAGCCCACACCTACACCGTGTTCGCCAAAACCGACAAGGAAAAGGGCGCCCGCGGGATCAGCGCGTTCGTGGTGGAAAAAGGCACGGAGGGCCTCAAGTTCGGCAAGAAGGAAGATAAGCTCGGTATCCGCTGTTCCGCCACCTACGAGGTCATTTTCGAGGACTGCGTGATTCCCAGAGGTAATCTGCTGGGCCGTGAGGGAGCGGGCTTCGGGGTGGCCATGCGCACTTTCGACAAGTCCCGTCCGGGGATCGGCGCACAGGCGGTGGGGATCGCCCAGGGTGCGTACGAAGCCGCGCTCAACTACGCCCATACCCGTCAGCAGTTCGGCCAGTCGATTCTCAATTTCCAGGCGGTCAGTTTCATGCTGGCCGACATGGCGATCCAGATCGAGGCCGCCCGCGGACTGACCTACCAGGTGGCCCGCATGATCGACAGCGGCGCGCGCCATTACGGCAAGGAAAGCGCCATGTGCAAGGTGTTCCCCAGCGACGTGGCGATGAAAGTGACTACCGATGCGATCCAGGTTATGGGTGGCTACGGTTACATGAAAGATTACCCGGTGGAGAAATTCTTCCGCGACGCGAAGATCTGCCAGATCTACGAGGGTACGAACCAGATTCAGCGGCAGATTATCGCCGGTGAGCTGGTTCGGGAGCTGGCGTGCAACTAG
- the rnc gene encoding ribonuclease III — protein MQNPPDDGRVNGWKNVPGEKPTACFHPVPYQDELMLGWPGKILAVLIGTLRGNKRSSSRQLECLERQIGYRFNDRVLLFKALSHLSWVNDQGGDYADSNERLEFLGDAVLDLVVSDYLYARFESAREGKLTRLKSSIVSRSALAAQAAKFGLEEHVIYSRDNFTELERGRQSMISNCLEAIIGAIYLDGGLEAVRSFVFEKILDSGWGEVVYDDFQEAKNTLLHISQVNFHCQPNYQIVAKNGPEHAREFICEVRVAGRLMGSGSGASKKDAEKQAAMHAVERLEKLELDNEDK, from the coding sequence ATGCAGAATCCGCCGGATGACGGCCGCGTGAATGGCTGGAAAAATGTACCGGGCGAAAAGCCGACAGCCTGCTTCCACCCGGTTCCCTACCAGGATGAATTGATGCTGGGCTGGCCTGGAAAGATATTAGCAGTCCTGATCGGCACACTGCGCGGGAACAAACGCTCCTCGAGTCGGCAGCTGGAGTGTCTGGAACGGCAGATCGGCTACAGGTTCAATGACCGCGTGCTGTTGTTTAAAGCCCTTTCCCATCTCTCCTGGGTTAACGATCAGGGCGGGGACTATGCCGACAGCAACGAACGCCTGGAGTTTCTGGGCGATGCCGTGCTCGACCTGGTTGTCAGCGATTATCTCTACGCACGCTTCGAGTCGGCGAGGGAAGGCAAGCTGACCCGGCTTAAAAGCTCGATAGTTTCCCGTTCGGCTCTGGCCGCGCAGGCGGCGAAGTTCGGTCTCGAAGAGCATGTCATTTACTCCCGGGATAATTTCACCGAGCTGGAGCGCGGCAGGCAGTCCATGATTTCCAATTGCCTCGAAGCGATTATCGGCGCGATCTACCTGGATGGCGGTCTCGAGGCGGTGCGCTCGTTCGTGTTTGAGAAAATCCTGGACAGCGGCTGGGGAGAAGTGGTCTACGATGACTTCCAGGAGGCTAAAAATACACTGCTGCACATCTCTCAGGTCAACTTTCACTGCCAGCCCAACTACCAGATAGTTGCCAAAAACGGACCTGAACACGCCCGAGAGTTTATCTGCGAGGTCCGGGTGGCGGGCCGTCTGATGGGCAGCGGCAGCGGTGCCAGCAAGAAAGACGCTGAAAAACAGGCCGCCATGCATGCCGTGGAACGGCTCGAAAAGCTGGAACTCGACAACGAAGACAAATGA
- the fabF gene encoding beta-ketoacyl-ACP synthase II, translating into MARRVVITGLGAITPLGNDKETTWNGLLKGKSGIATIESFDVSQFSTRFAGEVKSYEAGEYMDRKELKRTDKFVQLAIGASAMAMRDSGIGEVTDPAEQERFGVIIGSGVGGIGTHEAQHSRYLKGGPGRISPFYVPMMISDMAAGNVSIHFKARGPNFCTVSACASSGHAVAMAYRSIKYGESDLMLSGGTEASVTPMGLGGFCSCKALSTRNDSPETASRPFDRDRDGFVLSDGAGILVLEELEHAQARGARIYAEVAGAGSTADAYHITAPVPGGEGSMRAMKLAVQEMGLELEEIDYINAHGTSTPHNDPTETNAIKALFGPWAKDGLVVSSTKSSVGHMLGAAGGIEAIFSALAIYHGIVPPTINYTTPDPECDLDYCPNEARPLKIRAALSNSLGFGGHNISIGLKAV; encoded by the coding sequence ATGGCCAGAAGAGTCGTGATAACCGGGCTCGGGGCGATAACCCCTCTTGGCAATGACAAAGAGACCACCTGGAATGGTCTACTCAAGGGCAAGAGCGGAATAGCGACTATCGAGTCTTTTGATGTCAGCCAGTTCAGTACCCGGTTCGCGGGCGAGGTGAAAAGTTATGAAGCCGGCGAGTACATGGACCGCAAGGAACTCAAACGCACCGACAAGTTCGTGCAACTGGCCATCGGGGCCAGCGCGATGGCCATGCGGGATTCGGGTATCGGCGAAGTGACCGATCCGGCGGAACAGGAACGGTTCGGCGTCATTATCGGATCCGGAGTAGGCGGTATCGGGACCCACGAGGCTCAGCACTCACGCTACCTCAAAGGCGGTCCGGGGCGCATCAGCCCGTTCTATGTGCCGATGATGATTTCGGATATGGCCGCCGGCAACGTCTCGATCCATTTCAAGGCGCGCGGGCCGAATTTCTGCACGGTTTCCGCCTGCGCATCGTCAGGCCACGCCGTGGCGATGGCCTACCGCTCGATCAAGTATGGTGAATCCGACTTGATGCTCTCCGGCGGCACCGAGGCCTCGGTGACTCCCATGGGACTGGGCGGTTTCTGCTCCTGCAAGGCGCTCTCCACCCGTAACGATTCTCCCGAGACAGCCTCGCGCCCGTTCGACAGGGACCGTGACGGGTTCGTGCTGAGCGATGGCGCCGGGATACTGGTCCTGGAAGAACTGGAGCACGCACAAGCCCGTGGAGCCAGAATCTACGCGGAAGTGGCCGGGGCCGGCAGCACTGCCGATGCCTATCATATCACTGCTCCGGTGCCCGGCGGCGAGGGTTCGATGAGGGCCATGAAGCTGGCCGTGCAGGAAATGGGGCTGGAACTCGAAGAGATAGACTATATCAACGCTCACGGCACCTCGACGCCGCACAACGATCCGACAGAGACTAACGCGATCAAGGCCCTGTTCGGTCCGTGGGCTAAGGACGGCCTGGTGGTCAGTTCCACAAAATCCTCGGTTGGCCACATGCTGGGCGCCGCCGGCGGGATAGAGGCTATTTTCTCGGCGCTTGCGATTTACCATGGCATCGTACCGCCGACGATCAATTATACGACTCCCGATCCCGAATGCGATCTGGATTACTGTCCCAACGAGGCCCGTCCGCTGAAAATCCGGGCGGCTCTGAGCAACTCGCTGGGTTTCGGCGGTCACAATATCTCGATAGGGCTGAAAGCGGTCTGA
- a CDS encoding acyl carrier protein, protein MSDYAAKVKEIIIEKLGVDAEKVTEDASFVEDLGADSLDTVELVMDFEEEFDLEIPDEEAEKLTTVGSAIKYLEEKLGSKK, encoded by the coding sequence ATGTCCGATTACGCTGCCAAGGTCAAAGAGATCATTATCGAGAAGCTCGGTGTCGACGCCGAGAAAGTTACCGAGGACGCCTCGTTCGTGGAAGACCTCGGGGCCGACAGTCTGGATACTGTCGAACTGGTAATGGATTTCGAGGAAGAGTTCGATCTTGAAATCCCCGACGAGGAAGCTGAAAAGCTGACCACTGTCGGTTCCGCGATCAAGTATCTCGAAGAGAAGCTCGGTTCCAAAAAATAA
- the fabG gene encoding 3-oxoacyl-[acyl-carrier-protein] reductase, with translation MVLKEQTALITGGARGIGKAIAERLAADGADIAVVDIDLEQARSTASSIAESTGRKTEAYKCDVSDFGRVGEVVNKIVSAFGSIDILVNNAGITRDSLLMRMKPEDWDIVLAINLKGSFNFIQAASRQMMKQRSGSVINISSVVGLMGNPGQANYSASKAGLIGLTKSAAKEFAPRGVRVNAVAPGFIETELTAGLPDEVKKHWRETIPLGRGGTVQDVAAAVAFLAGPDSSYLTGQVLPVDGGMVM, from the coding sequence ATGGTGCTCAAAGAGCAGACTGCCCTGATAACCGGCGGAGCGCGCGGTATCGGCAAGGCGATTGCCGAGCGCCTGGCTGCCGACGGGGCCGATATTGCCGTGGTCGATATCGATCTCGAGCAGGCGCGCAGCACCGCCTCCTCGATCGCCGAATCCACGGGTCGTAAAACCGAGGCCTATAAGTGCGATGTCTCCGATTTCGGCCGGGTTGGCGAAGTCGTGAACAAGATCGTTTCCGCTTTCGGCAGCATCGACATTCTGGTAAATAACGCCGGCATTACCCGCGATTCGCTATTGATGCGGATGAAACCCGAGGACTGGGACATTGTCCTGGCGATCAACCTCAAGGGTTCGTTTAATTTTATCCAGGCCGCCAGCCGCCAGATGATGAAACAGCGCTCAGGCAGCGTAATCAACATCTCCTCGGTGGTAGGCTTGATGGGCAATCCGGGCCAGGCCAACTATTCGGCGTCCAAGGCCGGCCTGATCGGCCTGACCAAGTCGGCGGCCAAGGAGTTCGCCCCGCGCGGGGTGCGGGTCAACGCCGTGGCTCCGGGCTTTATTGAAACTGAACTGACTGCCGGCTTGCCCGACGAGGTCAAGAAGCATTGGCGTGAAACAATCCCGCTGGGGCGCGGGGGTACGGTGCAGGATGTTGCCGCGGCCGTTGCTTTCCTGGCCGGACCTGATTCATCCTACCTCACCGGCCAGGTATTGCCGGTTGACGGGGGCATGGTGATGTAA
- the fabD gene encoding ACP S-malonyltransferase, whose product MGMARELYDNYGEVRRMYEQAADTLGFNLAKVSFEGPDEQLAQTRITQPAIFVHSVAAWRLLQARGFVPSIAAGHSLGEYSALVAAGFVDFVQALELVGLRGELMQEAGEKAPGAMAAVIGMKDGEITDLCAADKGIVVPANFNADRQVVISGSRDAVLRVMEAAGAAGARMVKRLNVSGAFHSPLMDYAAGPMRDKLAGANISAGEIQIVPNVTAKPESDPDRVRGLLVDQITSPVRWTESMRAIVALGVTSMVEVGPGNVLCGLMRRIDRSVETATAGKLEELERFGV is encoded by the coding sequence GTGGGTATGGCCCGGGAGTTATACGACAACTACGGCGAAGTACGCCGGATGTACGAGCAGGCCGCGGACACCCTGGGATTCAACCTGGCGAAAGTCAGTTTCGAGGGGCCCGATGAACAACTGGCCCAGACCCGCATTACCCAGCCGGCCATATTCGTCCACAGCGTGGCCGCCTGGCGCCTGCTGCAGGCCAGGGGTTTCGTGCCCTCGATAGCCGCGGGACACAGTCTGGGTGAGTACAGCGCCCTGGTGGCCGCAGGGTTTGTCGATTTCGTGCAGGCCCTGGAACTGGTTGGCCTTCGCGGTGAGCTTATGCAGGAAGCCGGGGAGAAAGCGCCGGGTGCGATGGCGGCGGTTATCGGTATGAAAGACGGCGAGATTACCGATTTGTGCGCTGCCGACAAGGGGATTGTGGTGCCGGCCAACTTCAACGCCGACCGGCAGGTTGTAATCTCCGGCAGCCGGGACGCTGTGTTGCGGGTGATGGAGGCCGCGGGCGCGGCCGGAGCGCGCATGGTCAAGCGCTTGAATGTCAGCGGTGCGTTCCACAGCCCGCTGATGGACTACGCCGCGGGTCCGATGCGGGATAAGCTGGCCGGAGCCAATATCTCGGCCGGCGAGATTCAGATTGTACCGAATGTCACCGCGAAGCCTGAATCCGACCCGGATCGCGTGCGCGGCCTGCTGGTCGATCAGATCACCAGTCCGGTACGCTGGACTGAGAGCATGCGCGCGATAGTGGCCTTGGGAGTAACTTCGATGGTGGAAGTGGGACCCGGCAACGTGCTCTGCGGCCTGATGCGCAGGATCGACCGCTCTGTCGAAACCGCGACAGCAGGCAAGCTCGAGGAACTCGAACGCTTCGGCGTCTGA